A genomic region of Hippoglossus hippoglossus isolate fHipHip1 chromosome 8, fHipHip1.pri, whole genome shotgun sequence contains the following coding sequences:
- the LOC117766322 gene encoding far upstream element-binding protein 2-like isoform X6 — protein MSEYNTVPPPGSGAPLGGQAALGNGSAAIKKDAFADAVQRARQIAAKIGGDAVPPVNINAASDGFPFTAPKRQLEDADEPESKKLAAQSDLDSVNALSIGAQLAALAQQRPASSTEEYNVPDSMVGLVIGRGGEQINKIQQESGCKVQIAPGTCCTDSGGLPARTVSLTGSQDSIQKARMLLDEIVSRGRGTPPASYHESTNGQDGTVHEMMIPAGKAGLVIGKGGETIKQLQERAGVKMILIQDASQGPNVDKPLRIIGDPYKVQQAQEMVEEILRERDHAGFGERNDFSSRMGGGMDVSVPVPRHSVGVVIGRNGEMIKKIQNDAGVRIQFKQDDGTGPEKIAHISGPPDCCEHAAQIINDLLQSIRVREEGQGGPPGPPGMPAGNRGRGGGQGGWGPPGGEMTFSIPAHKCGLVIGRGGENVKSINQQTGAFVEISRQPPPNGDPNFKLFIIRGSPQQIDHAKQLIEEKIEGPLCPVDPGPGGPGPAGPLGPYNPNPYNPGPPGAPGPPHGGPPGPHQYNPQGWSNTYQQWQPQAPHDPTRSPGQ, from the exons ATGTCGGAGTACAACACGGTCCCGCCGCCCGGCTCCGGGGCTCCTCTCGGCGGACAGGCGGCTCTTGGGAACGGATCTGCGGCCATCAAGAAAGATGCGTTCGCGGACGCGGTGCAGCGGGCCCGGCAG ATTGCAGCTAAGATTGGGGGAGATGCCGTTCCTCCCGTGAACATCAACGCTGCATCAGATGGCTTTCCATTCACTGCACCGAAACGACAGCTGGAGGACGCAG ATGAACCAGAGAGTAAGAAACTGGCTGCACAAAGTGACTTGGATTCAGTAAACGCACTAT CTATTGGTGCACAGCTTGCTGCTCTTGCGCAACAAAG ACCTGCTTCCAGCACAGAGGAGTACAATGTCCCTGACAGCATGGTGGGACTCG tTATTGGCCGTGGAGGTGAACAgatcaataaaatacaacaggagTCAGGTTGCAAGGTTCAGATAGCTCCAGGTACTTGCTGCA cagacaGTGGAGGCCTTCCAGCGAGGACTGTCTCTCTCACTGGTTCCCAGGACTCGATACa GAAAGCCAGGATGCTGTTGGATGAGATAGTGTCACGAGGGAGGGGCACACCCCCTGCTTCTTATCACGAGTCCACAAATGGGCAGGATGGCACCGTTCATGAAATGATGATCCCAGCTGGCAAGGCCGGCCTTGTCATTGGCAAGGGAGGAGAGACCATCAAACAGCTACAG GAGCGTGCAGGAGTAAAGATGATCCTGATCCAGGATGCCTCTCAGGGACCTAATGTTGACAAACCCCTGCGTATTATTGGAGATCCATACAAAGTCCAG CAAGCCCAGGAAATGGTGGAGGAGAtactgagggagagagaccaCGCCGGCTTCGGTGAACGGAATGACTTCAGCTCCCGAATGGGAGGTGGCatggatgtgagt GTCCCGGTGCCGCGACACTCCGTCGGTGTTGTCATTGGACGCAATGGAGAGATGATCAAGAAAATCCAGAATGATGCTGGAGTTCGGATACAGTTCAAACAAG ATGATGGGACTGGTCCAGAGAAGATTGCGCACATCAGTGGGCCTCCTGACTGCTGCGAACATGCTGCCCAGATCATCAACGACCTGCTGCAGAGCATCAGGGTCAGGGAGGAGGGACAGGGG GGTCCTCCAGGTCCTCCAGGCATGCCTGCAGGCAACAGGGGCAGAGGTGGCGGACAAGGCGGCTGGGGTCCCCCAGGAGGGGAAATGACCTTCTCTATTCCTGCCCACAAGTGTGGGCTCGTGATTGGCCGGGGAGGAGAGAATGTCAAGTCCATCAACCAGCAGACAGGGGCATTTGTGGAAATCTCACGACAGCCGCCCCCCAACGGAGACCCCAACTTCAAGCTGTTTATCATCAGGGGCTCACCTCAGCAGATCGACCACGCCAAGCAGCTCATTGAGGAAAAGATTGAA GGTCCTTTGTGTCCTGTGGACCCAGGGCCAGGTGGACCAGGTCCTGCTGGTCCACTGGGTCCCTACAACCCCAACCCCTACAACCCTGGACCGCCTGGGGCCCCTGGACCACCACA TGGTGGTCCTCCAGGTCCTCACCAGTACAATCCTCAGGGCTGGAGCAACACCTACCAGCAGTGGCAGCCCCAGGCTCCCCACGACCCCA CCCGGTCTCCAGGCCAGTAG